Proteins encoded together in one Pontiella desulfatans window:
- a CDS encoding ArsR family transcriptional regulator encodes MTLLRALISHPECTVSGLAEAIHVSKGVASTNLRAINARGLITSRQAGKYVFYSAQANPHVDNAPEILEALEAAFSAGMSNGQIIHCATAFTNRRRIEIVRVLRHGVRSLRGLLIETDIPHPALHRHLRKLTRRDVVFQEDSLYSLKTPAHPFAGVLLEIATA; translated from the coding sequence TTGACCTTGCTACGAGCCCTGATCTCCCACCCCGAGTGCACCGTGTCCGGCCTCGCCGAAGCGATCCATGTTTCCAAGGGAGTTGCCAGCACCAATTTACGCGCCATCAATGCACGCGGACTCATCACCTCCCGGCAAGCGGGCAAATATGTTTTTTATTCCGCGCAAGCCAACCCCCATGTGGATAACGCACCGGAAATCCTGGAGGCGCTTGAGGCCGCCTTTTCCGCCGGCATGAGCAACGGGCAAATCATCCATTGCGCAACGGCTTTCACCAACCGGCGGCGTATTGAGATTGTTCGTGTTCTTAGGCACGGCGTCCGGTCGCTGCGAGGACTGCTCATCGAGACGGACATCCCGCATCCGGCTCTCCATCGCCATTTACGGAAACTCACCAGACGCGATGTGGTTTTCCAGGAAGACTCCCTTTACAGCCTGAAAACGCCAGCCCATCCGTTCGCCGGGGTTTTACTCGAAATTGCCACCGCATAG